DNA sequence from the Penicillium psychrofluorescens genome assembly, chromosome: 3 genome:
AGCGCACCGCCTACAGAGCAGCCGCTGAGCAGTGTAGTCCAGCAACTTGAGAGCGTGGCCATCTTCGACCCAGCGTATCAGAATGGCCAGACGCCTAATTCACGTTCCGAAGCCGCAGCGGTAGCGGTACCAACGTTcgcacctcctccaatcAGTGCCCCTGAAAGTACTACGCAGCAGGGCTTGGTCGATGAGAAGCAGGATATGAACTTCACTCCACTGGCTTATAATCCCGCCGCACCGGCAGCCCCAGAGCCAATCCGACATCGTGAAAAGACACCGCCGCCGGAGGACGGCGCGGAGGGTACTGGActcgctgccgcagcagcagccgacCACGGCGTGCCGTTCACGCCTCCAAACCAGGTTCCGGGAGGTTTCGCTCCTCCGCCCACTTCAGCTGTACCAGGACTCCCCTACTCTGGTCcccccaccgccgcagcaACAGGATACGCCTCCCCACCACCAAGCGCAGGCTTGTCCCACCCAATGCAGAGTCCCGGTCTGCAAAGCCCCGGCTTACCCGCATCATATACACAATCCATCCCCAGACATGGAAGCCAAAATCAACCATGGAACCCGGCCTCACCTCCACCGGGGACAATGGCCTTCGCCCCACCTCCCCAGGATCCAAATGCTCACCTATACGGCCAACAGATGTACGGCAGTCCGCAGTCCCCGCCGCAATTCGGAACGGGACATCCGCCTCCGATAGCCGGGTATTCGAATTACTCGTACGATCAGGCACAGGTGCCTCGCACAGGCACGGAATATGACGTCCATAGCCAGGTGTATCGGCCCacggaggcggaggctgGTTCGCACTACCAGAAGGCTGCACAGAAGGCTATGAAGAATCCGGGTCAGAAACCACGGAAGCTGGAGGAACGGGCGGAATCATTGGAGAGTGGGGTGAATCGGTTTTTcaagaagttggagaagaaaATTGGATGAAGGGTGCGGGAGTGTTGATTGtcattttctctctttcgTTCTGTTGATACTATTTTCATGACTGTTCATGACATTTTGAATCTCAGCTGGCTCAGCTGTTGAGCCGTACCAGCATGAGTATTGCAGATACGATTGTGATCTTGAACGAGAATGTCACTTGAGATAACGAAGAAATGGTATAGCGCTACTGTTTTCATCAAGAAATACAGCTTCCAGTACAATATCCCACTTTCGATTATACAGACCACCTGTGTGATAAATCCTGCCATTCTATCCGGAGCCCAAAAACCCAGACCCATCCATATATATGCTGCACCGACGCTTACCAAACCCCCTCCTAAACCCCCGTCTCCAACTCCTCTGCAAGCGGCTTCTCCATATTCTCCGTATTGGGATGCGTGCGATGGAAGCCCGGCCGAACGGGGTATCCCCTTGAAGCAAAGACACCACCCGTAAGACCGCCCGCTTCGAAGAGGTGGtccacatcttccagctcgagGCCTTTGGTttcggggaagaagaagtagacCATTGGGATCTGCGAGGGGATAGTCAGTCAGTATTATCTATCATGATAATGATCCTTTGTTGGTGTTGAGACAGGATGGGGACAGCTGGAGGCATATGGAGAGGGATTACATACccagcagaagcagaagcaggcGAAGATAATGAATGTTCGCCATTGGATGTTGTCGATGGCTATCGGTGTGATTTGGACGACGATGACTATGCAAAGGCTCAGGTTAGCTGCTACTACGATTTTATACTTTATAGAGTTTTGCGTCCGACTTACAGACGCAGATCCAGTTCACGAAACCGCCGAATGCCTGGCCTCGCGCGCGGATTCGGGTTGTGGTGATTTCACTGGGGTAGAACCTGATCATGGATTTTTAGTATATCCCCAGCAATATATCAATCCACAAGGAGGAAGTGGGCTTACCATGGGACCGGCAAATATCCAATACCGAGGAAAAGCTGGAACAGAAACACAAAGGCCGTGGCGGCGTAGGCGCAGGGCTTGCTTCCGATCGACAGCAAAATGGCCGTCATGacgaagcagaagcaaagTCCCGCGGCGGAGAACATGAGCGACGCTCGGCGACCGAAGCGGTCCATGCTCCAGAGCGGGATAATGGAGCCGACAAGGTAGGTGAGCGAAGTGCAGCCGCCTAGGATGAGAGAGAGGTTCCGGGATAAGTGCATGGCGTTGGCGTAGACGACCGGAGCATAGTAGTTGATCATGTTCGATCCTATTGTTCATGTTAGACACCAAGTTCTCCAAAAGGTTCACCAAACAAAACAGAGATCTCACCTGTGAACTGTTGCTGAATATTAATCAGTCCCGCCAGAATCATCCGGCGGAGATTCTGAACCTTCCCACCAGCCAATAACTCCCTGTACTTAAACGGCCCACCAGCCGACTCTAGTGCAATTGCTGTCTCAATCTGCCTGCGAAGCAAGACCACCTCTTGCGAGGAATCATCAGCCGGCTGCTTTAGCTGCAGTCTGGCTAGAATATGCGCCGCCTCATCACTACGATCCTGCTCGCAGAGCCATCTCGGCGTCTCAGGCAGACAGATCATCTGCACGACGAGACAAACCGCAAAGAAAGCTTGGAAGCTGATGGGGAACCTCCACTGGACGGGCGACGGGACGAAACTCAAGCCGTAGTCTAACCAGTATGCGATGCAGAGGCCGACGATGGTTACCGTGCCCTGGGCAGAGAGGAGCATACCGCGGACTTCGGCGCGGGCCATCTCGCTCTGATACGCTGGGACGTTGCTGCTGTTTATCCCGTTACCGAGACCGGTGACGATGCGCCCGACGAGGAACTGCGCGCGGGTGTACGACGAGCCCAGGATGATGGTCCCGATCACCATTATCGAGCCACCGGcgatgatcatcttcttgcgaCCGTACTTGTGGCCGACCACAAAGCTGAGGATACAGCCGGCGGCGCAGCCAATATCATAGATCGATGTCACTTTTTGACGACTGGTCAGTACGCGAAGAAAATTGAACATAGGATTGACGAACTGATGCCCTGCATATTGGCGTTCGGATGACCGAACTGCTTTCCAAACTCATTATCGGCTCCAATTAACCCGCTCATGACGCCCTGGTCATAGCCCAGGAGGAGAAAGGCCTGACAGCTTGCAGCTGGAGTCGGGTTAGTGATGACGAATAGATGGACAGACACCGCCATGAAGACGAGAGGAGACATACCTGTCACAGCCCAGTGCAAAATGCGTCCACGAAGTTGGCCCATCGTTCTCGATGATATGATCGGAGAGATTGCAGGACGCAAGATGGCGCGACCCGGCTTGACCTTAATTCATTCTGTTCGCAAGACACTGTCCCGAGGAGTGGCGGCGCTTCGGGTCAAAGGGGCCCGGGGCCGGAGAGTGGCGCTGTGGAGAATCTGGGGTCTCCGCACTTCCTTCGCATCTTAGGGGTTGGAAATAATGCTGTGAATGTAACATAGACAACTGTCGCAGAGATATTTACTTCTCAACGTGTAAATATAGAAGATCCAAATCCTTCTCATAGTTCTGTAGCGCCTCTAAGCGCTAGTTAAGCCCATCCCAGCGCCACACCCTACGCCAAGCGTTCCCGTTATGCTGACGAATCCTTTCATATCCACCCTACCGCCGACCATGATCCGTGCGAGGGGGCAGAACTGTCGATCTGACGTATTTACCTACTCGTCTGGTCCCGGACATCTCGGACTTTTGGCCAGGCAGTCGCATCCGGGCTATTGTTGTCCGGCTCAGGGGTCTCCTTTTTTTGCCTTTCAGAATCCTGTAATTGGGGAGATCTTTGGCCCGTTTAAGTTTCCTTTAGGTGACATTCATTCTGTATTGAGATGAGCGGGGAGGGCTGGTATAAATATAGCGGTAGTGGCATCTCCATATTCTGTGGACAGACACCTTCGTAACTAGGTGAACTGAATTGCATTGCGAATTGAAGAACAATATACTGTGCGCAAGCATGATCgctcatcttctgcaagTTGCTGCCCTGGCAGCATCGTGTTCCGCTCTGCGCCCTATTCCCCACCAGCGTCGCGACCATAATGGCTCCACCATCAATATCGACTGGGGCAATGTCCTCATCGAATCTCGCACCACGGCAACCCTGCAATCCGTGGCGAACCCACCACTGCTCGCTAACAGCAGCACGCGCGTAAACGCACTCAACTCCCTCCGGACCGTATCCAGCAACTACGTCCGCTACGTCCCCTGGTTCCCCTACCCGGAGCTAGCAGTAGTCGAGCTAGAACCGCCCGTAAAGAACGGGACGCACTGCTCCACAAGCTGGAACTTCACCTACGCggaccagctcctccttgatTTCTTGCACAGCACCCCCGATGTGTCGCACATTATCAATTTCAGCACCACCCCGGACTGGATGTGGGTGAGCGACGTGCCGTATACGTATCCGCACGACGTCGATGCCATCGACTTCTCCTATAATAATGGTACCAAGCTGCGTGATCCCTCCGGCAAGGAAGTCGCAGATTACTACCGCCGCTTGCTGTCGTGGTATGTGAAGGGCGGGTTCACGGATGAATGCGGCGTGTATCATCACTCGGGCCACCATCTGGACATTGAGTACTGGGAAGTGTTGAACGAATCGGAGGCCGAGCACGAGATTGACATCGGGTTGTATAACACGCTGTACGATGTCATCACCGAAGCGATCCATGAAGTCTCGCCGCGCACGCAGTTCGTCGGTCTGGCCATGGCCTACCGTAATGCGAGCCGTGTTGCGGGATTCCTCAACCCGGATAACCATAAACCCGGCACACCGTTGGACTGGATCAGCTACCATTTCTACTCTTCACCAACCAACTCGACGACGCAGAATGAAGCGACCAAGAGCTTCCAGATGGCGGAACAGTTCGTTGGCGAGGTAGAGGCGATCGAGGCCGTACGCAAGCGGATTTCGCCAAAGACCAAGACAACACTGGATGAGATTGGCACTATGGATCCCCTGGGCTCGACCACGATCTATCCCGGGTATACGATTCCGGAGGAGTACTGGGTGTGGAGCGGGGGTGTGTATGCCTACATTTTTTCCcggatggcgctgctggGGATTGAGGCTGTGGGTGAGAGCCAGCTGAGCGGGTATCCGGGTCAATATCCTTCTGTTTCGTTGATTTACTGGAAGACGGGGCTGCCTACAGCCCGACTGAGAGTGCTGGAGCTGATACAGCATAGCCTGAAGCCTGGGAATAAGCTTGTCAAGACGGACAATGACAATGCTCAGCTACATGTGCAAGGCTTTGTGACTCCGGAGGGACAGCAGAAGGTTTTGTTGATCAATAAAGAAAACAAGAGTGCCTTGGTGCAAGCGCCGGGTTTCCAGAAGGCGAGGGCTGAGACTGTTGACGTGAGTACTGGCGGTGGACCATGGCggacggaggaggtgaatGGCAAGAGTGTCCAGGTCCCTCCATATGCCGTTGTTATCTTGTCCAACCTGTGACAAGCCTAGTTGAGACATAGTGAAAGAGCAGAATGGCAATGTTTTGTGTGAAAATCCTAGTCCATGTACACCTGACCGCTAAACAAATGATATGCTCGcgaaacaaaaaagaagaagttcaATCAGTGCCCGTGAAGGCACTGAAGATGACacgaaagaaaacaaaaaatgGGTTCTCTTGGAGAGGTATAATGCTCCGAGGACAAGAATGTAAGAGGCTTGGAGGCTTGTCCAAGTCCAATAGCCAAGGGTATAGATTaaaagaagatcaaagtGGGGTTCCAAAAGAATTGTCCAAGATGAAAGACACGGTAGATTGAAATTTGAAGAAAGGCAAATCTCTTCCGCATCCAACTTAATTCGATGGCAGATCAGTCACGTCGAGCACGGCGTCATTTTCTTTGCTCTCGGTCTCTGGTTGCGCAGCGGGCACCGAGTCGTCAATACTCTTGGTCTCTGCAGGCTCCGGGACAGGTTCAGGAACGGTGGCCTCGGTTGCTAAATCCGATACAGTATCGACAGCAGCACCGGGCTGAGGCTCTTGCGACTCGGAGGCATCCAACTCGGGCTTGGGGGTTTCGTGATCTTCGATGGTGGCGATCTCAGCATGGCCGGTCGCCTTCAAGACTGGGGTTGGCTCCTGGACTGGTTCCTTGACAGGCTCCTCAACATGTGCTGGAGCGGATTTCTCCCCCACTGCCTCCGTCGCGGTTGTGGCCTCGGCAGCTTGCTCTTCGGGCTCGTTCGCACCCGGCTCGACTACGGCCGCGGCCGGAGCCTCAACAGAAGGTTGAGCAACTGGCTCAGCAGTAGTCGCCGCAGGCGTGTCCGCGAAAGCTCGCTCGACCGACTTCTCCGAAGCAGTTTCAACCAGGGGCTCCGCAACAGGCTCGGGTGCTGGCTCACTTGGTTCAGCGATGGGCTCTGCAGCACGTTCCACGGCAATCTCTGGGATAGGTGGCCCAGCGGGTGCCGCAGcggtctccttctccaaagGCGCAGCAGGCTTCTCAGGAGCAGCTGGCTCGGCAGACACTGGAGTAGGCTCCTCTGGAATCGCCGCTGGAGGCTCAACcacattctccttctcgcttTCGGGAGCAGGCTGGGCGAGCTTCGGTTCCTCTTTTGGCATGGGCACGTTCTTCTTCACAGGCTGCGATTTCTCGCTTTGAGGACGAAGTGGTGTCGCGCTGTGCTTTGGCTTCAGCTGAGATGCACTGCGATCCGGAACTCTTCCCATCGACGGCCTGGGAGGCCTAATCGTGGAGTTGGCCCTGGCCAGAGGCTTCGCATCGGGTTTATCGAGGGTCTTGCTGGCGGAACTGGCAGTTGGTCGCATCATTCTCGCGAGGAAGCCGTCATTAACTGGCTTGGTAGTGCCAATATCGCTACCGCGAGAATTAGCACTGACGCGAGAGCTTGGTCGCTCAGCCGCCGGCTGGGCAGCAAGCGAGGGACGAGACGATTGTCTGCGCACAGAGGATGCCGTGGGCGTCTTTGCTCGCGGCCCGGCAGGTGCAGATTTGAGGGTCGAAGGTTTTCTGGCGAGAGTTGTGCTGGTTCGGCCGGTCGAGGGAGGTGAGTTCCCCAGTCTGGCCGCTGATGCCTGGGTTGAGGCTGTCATCGAGGCTGGCAAACGCACAGGCTTCGTGGGTGACTTGGGGCGAGGCTTGACAAAGGGAGGACTGATGGCCGTTGCGGGCTTTGTATTTTCCTGTGAAGGTGTACCGCCTCGAGTCGACCGCGCCGTCGGCTTCGTCGCTGGGTTGAGCGACGCACGGCTCGGCTTGCGAACGGGAGCGGTGGTCCGCTCCTTGGCAGCTTCTCGAGGTAAGGGGGGCTTGTTGGAGCTGGCAgctttggtggtggtcgaaGTCGCGGCGGGAGTTGCTTGTTTGGTCGATGTACTCGTCTTGGTGGAGCCGACAGTGGATGGGCGCTTCTTGACTGTCTGTGAAGGTGCGCTCAGCTTCTCAGTAGGCGCAGATGTCGTGGTAGACTCCTTTTGTCGGACAGGGAGCTCTTTTGGCTTGGAGAGCGCCTCAGTAGCTGGAGCAGGGAGGTTTTCCTTGCTCGAGCCATTCTGGGCAGTAATTTGGGGGGTTTGTTTTGCAGGCAGTTCGGGAGACAGTTTCTGGATGCTGTCCTGGCCACCACTTGGAGAGGGAGACGCGACACTCTCCCGGCCAGACACAACACTATCCCCACTCCCTATTTTGGGACCAAAAAGATCGGCCGCACCCTCATCTCGTCCGCTTGCTTTCCTCAAGGGCGAGGCCTGGCTGGATTGAAGCGCGCCATCCACATTCACAAAACTTGCGCGGACCCTGGAAAGTTGTCGGGTCGAACCCGAAGTATCGGACCCGATAGGGGATCGACCACGCGAAGGCGGGGAGGCGACGGGGTTTGGGCTGCTGCTTTCGAACCTGGCGAGCAGGTTGCGAACCCCGGGCCCAGAGTTGTCGGACATGGTTGTT
Encoded proteins:
- a CDS encoding uncharacterized protein (ID:PFLUO_004286-T1.cds;~source:funannotate); this encodes MPPLPGEESVLTVFADLHYYFAPPVPKPLNHRFDKGSYLYIYRDTNSRSRIEVANNPGTTDQDAFHGPLDSIHVRHSTKFPTLCTVVVDYHPAPQQRPNATPQDWQLPGVDQTRVRLHTIDIYFWTVEDATQFLDTLGRVLPGAQIESDRMVSAPPTEQPLSSVVQQLESVAIFDPAYQNGQTPNSRSEAAAVAVPTFAPPPISAPESTTQQGLVDEKQDMNFTPLAYNPAAPAAPEPIRHREKTPPPEDGAEGTGLAAAAAADHGVPFTPPNQVPGGFAPPPTSAVPGLPYSGPPTAAATGYASPPPSAGLSHPMQSPGLQSPGLPASYTQSIPRHGSQNQPWNPASPPPGTMAFAPPPQDPNAHLYGQQMYGSPQSPPQFGTGHPPPIAGYSNYSYDQAQVPRTGTEYDVHSQVYRPTEAEAGSHYQKAAQKAMKNPGQKPRKLEERAESLESGVNRFFKKLEKKIG
- a CDS encoding uncharacterized protein (ID:PFLUO_004288-T1.cds;~source:funannotate): MIAHLLQVAALAASCSALRPIPHQRRDHNGSTINIDWGNVLIESRTTATLQSVANPPLLANSSTRVNALNSLRTVSSNYVRYVPWFPYPELAVVELEPPVKNGTHCSTSWNFTYADQLLLDFLHSTPDVSHIINFSTTPDWMWVSDVPYTYPHDVDAIDFSYNNGTKLRDPSGKEVADYYRRLLSWYVKGGFTDECGVYHHSGHHLDIEYWEVLNESEAEHEIDIGLYNTLYDVITEAIHEVSPRTQFVGLAMAYRNASRVAGFLNPDNHKPGTPLDWISYHFYSSPTNSTTQNEATKSFQMAEQFVGEVEAIEAVRKRISPKTKTTLDEIGTMDPLGSTTIYPGYTIPEEYWVWSGGVYAYIFSRMALLGIEAVGESQLSGYPGQYPSVSLIYWKTGLPTARLRVLELIQHSLKPGNKLVKTDNDNAQLHVQGFVTPEGQQKVLLINKENKSALVQAPGFQKARAETVDVSTGGGPWRTEEVNGKSVQVPPYAVVILSNL
- a CDS encoding uncharacterized protein (ID:PFLUO_004289-T1.cds;~source:funannotate) codes for the protein MSDNSGPGVRNLLARFESSSPNPVASPPSRGRSPIGSDTSGSTRQLSRVRASFVNVDGALQSSQASPLRKASGRDEGAADLFGPKIGSGDSVVSGRESVASPSPSGGQDSIQKLSPELPAKQTPQITAQNGSSKENLPAPATEALSKPKELPVRQKESTTTSAPTEKLSAPSQTVKKRPSTVGSTKTSTSTKQATPAATSTTTKAASSNKPPLPREAAKERTTAPVRKPSRASLNPATKPTARSTRGGTPSQENTKPATAISPPFVKPRPKSPTKPVRLPASMTASTQASAARLGNSPPSTGRTSTTLARKPSTLKSAPAGPRAKTPTASSVRRQSSRPSLAAQPAAERPSSRVSANSRGSDIGTTKPVNDGFLARMMRPTASSASKTLDKPDAKPLARANSTIRPPRPSMGRVPDRSASQLKPKHSATPLRPQSEKSQPVKKNVPMPKEEPKLAQPAPESEKENVVEPPAAIPEEPTPVSAEPAAPEKPAAPLEKETAAAPAGPPIPEIAVERAAEPIAEPSEPAPEPVAEPLVETASEKSVERAFADTPAATTAEPVAQPSVEAPAAAVVEPGANEPEEQAAEATTATEAVGEKSAPAHVEEPVKEPVQEPTPVLKATGHAEIATIEDHETPKPELDASESQEPQPGAAVDTVSDLATEATVPEPVPEPAETKSIDDSVPAAQPETESKENDAVLDVTDLPSN
- a CDS encoding uncharacterized protein (ID:PFLUO_004287-T1.cds;~source:funannotate); the encoded protein is MGQLRGRILHWAVTAASCQAFLLLGYDQGVMSGLIGADNEFGKQFGHPNANMQGIMTSIYDIGCAAGCILSFVVGHKYGRKKMIIAGGSIMVIGTIILGSSYTRAQFLVGRIVTGLGNGINSSNVPAYQSEMARAEVRGMLLSAQGTVTIVGLCIAYWLDYGLSFVPSPVQWRFPISFQAFFAVCLVVQMICLPETPRWLCEQDRSDEAAHILARLQLKQPADDSSQEVVLLRRQIETAIALESAGGPFKYRELLAGGKVQNLRRMILAGLINIQQQFTGSNMINYYAPVVYANAMHLSRNLSLILGGCTSLTYLVGSIIPLWSMDRFGRRASLMFSAAGLCFCFVMTAILLSIGSKPCAYAATAFVFLFQLFLGIGYLPVPWFYPSEITTTRIRARGQAFGGFVNWICVFIVVQITPIAIDNIQWRTFIIFACFCFCWIPMVYFFFPETKGLELEDVDHLFEAGGLTGGVFASRGYPVRPGFHRTHPNTENMEKPLAEELETGV